Proteins from one Streptococcus mitis B6 genomic window:
- a CDS encoding Type 1 glutamine amidotransferase-like domain-containing protein — translation MDEQIFLMGGNPPIKNHTIVNKIVSSRKIERIVIFTVYRENWEPYMKKYTEVFRSHLSNLNTDYLLLDTEQIDFDSYLDADLIIIGGGNTEKYLATYVNQQFKNYIDRMLNKGAKVMGFSAGALLLGEKVYVSPNDNSDHQIKIKNGLGVFSQFLISVHYDSWNDKANKERAEELVNVPIISLNDHSCLVLDKLGNIIEKID, via the coding sequence TTGGACGAACAAATTTTTTTGATGGGTGGAAATCCGCCGATTAAGAACCATACGATTGTTAATAAAATTGTATCATCAAGGAAGATCGAAAGAATTGTCATTTTTACAGTTTATCGAGAAAATTGGGAACCGTATATGAAAAAGTACACGGAAGTTTTCCGAAGCCATCTTTCTAATCTAAACACTGATTACTTACTTTTGGACACTGAGCAGATTGATTTTGATAGCTATTTAGATGCTGATCTAATCATCATCGGTGGGGGAAATACGGAAAAGTATTTAGCTACTTACGTAAATCAGCAGTTCAAAAATTATATCGATCGTATGCTGAATAAAGGGGCGAAAGTTATGGGATTTTCTGCAGGAGCCCTATTATTAGGAGAAAAAGTCTATGTTTCACCTAATGATAATTCAGATCATCAGATAAAGATAAAAAATGGATTAGGAGTCTTTAGTCAGTTTTTAATTAGTGTCCATTATGATTCATGGAATGATAAAGCAAATAAGGAGAGAGCTGAAGAACTCGTTAATGTTCCCATAATTTCACTAAATGATCATTCCTGTCTTGTATTAGATAAACTTGGAAATATCATAGAGAAAATTGACTAG
- a CDS encoding MFS transporter — translation MKTEIKSNKLSKSFLKFLTAQVFIILAGILLDMVLILFVYQMSQSLFDTSMILVVGSISRILGSILLSNIFDKISAKWIMLGALIAKVFIIILLICTYRYIYLVLISKFLLSLLDSAISPAQGVLLADIIKEDRIRLNGIFYTVIQVFQTATWTFGIPFVLFLNPFAAFCVIILMITISLWLLKKIDTKDRVQTNLLSYFERLKQGWYDLFHITELWNITIMDTCESIANVIWTQTFLLFFTTSFLNLSEEWWGFQGAAYFVGSIVGGIISIRYSKYISQFGGKVIFFSSLLVAIFTGIYAFNKVAFLALVINFFIGIPYQIRDLVQQSLIQEKSPTYSIGRIFSLRQLILTITSSGSLAIFSYLSSRIGIQAVYLISTIIYAIVTIWILLNRKIIKFKIQE, via the coding sequence GTGAAAACAGAAATAAAAAGTAATAAACTTAGTAAGTCATTTTTAAAGTTTCTAACAGCCCAAGTATTTATTATTCTTGCTGGTATATTGTTAGATATGGTTTTAATTCTCTTTGTATATCAAATGAGTCAATCGCTATTTGATACAAGTATGATTCTAGTTGTTGGATCTATTTCACGAATATTAGGAAGTATTCTACTTTCAAATATTTTTGACAAAATTTCAGCAAAGTGGATTATGCTAGGAGCATTGATAGCAAAAGTTTTTATTATTATACTACTCATATGTACTTATAGATATATATACCTTGTGTTAATATCAAAATTTTTATTGAGTTTATTAGATAGTGCTATTTCTCCTGCGCAAGGTGTATTGCTTGCAGATATAATTAAAGAGGATAGAATTCGTTTAAATGGTATTTTCTATACTGTCATTCAAGTATTTCAAACTGCTACTTGGACATTTGGAATACCTTTTGTTCTATTCCTTAATCCTTTTGCGGCATTTTGTGTGATTATTTTGATGATTACTATATCCTTGTGGCTCTTGAAGAAAATAGATACAAAAGATAGAGTGCAAACGAATTTACTCTCTTATTTTGAGAGATTGAAGCAGGGATGGTATGATTTGTTTCATATTACTGAATTGTGGAATATAACCATTATGGATACATGTGAATCAATTGCTAATGTGATTTGGACGCAAACTTTTCTATTATTTTTCACGACGAGTTTTTTGAACTTATCAGAGGAATGGTGGGGATTTCAAGGAGCTGCTTACTTTGTAGGTTCGATTGTAGGAGGAATTATAAGCATTAGATACTCTAAGTATATTTCTCAGTTTGGGGGAAAAGTTATCTTTTTTTCATCACTTTTGGTTGCTATTTTTACAGGTATATACGCTTTTAATAAAGTAGCTTTCTTGGCTCTTGTTATTAACTTTTTCATTGGAATTCCGTATCAAATTAGAGATTTGGTGCAACAATCATTAATACAAGAGAAGTCGCCTACTTATTCGATAGGACGTATTTTTTCTCTAAGGCAATTAATATTAACGATTACTTCATCTGGCTCTTTGGCAATATTTAGCTATTTAAGTAGTCGGATTGGTATACAGGCTGTTTACCTGATTTCAACTATTATATACGCTATCGTAACTATTTGGATATTATTAAATAGAAAAATCATTAAATTTAAAATTCAGGAGTAA
- a CDS encoding diacylglycerol/lipid kinase family protein, whose translation MKKAMLIINPTSGGEKALDYKEKLENKAKEYFEQVETKITEKALDATHFAEEASREHYDAVVVFGGDGTVNEVISGIAERDYIPKLGIIPGGTGNLITKLLEINQDIDGAIDELDFDLTNKIDIGKANDNYFGYIFSIGSLPEAIHNVEIEDKTKFGILAYAVNTMKSVMTDQVFNIKVETENGNYVGEASHVLVLLTNYFADKKIFEENKDGYANILILKDASLFSKLSVIPDLLKGDVVGNDNIEYIRARNIKISSDSELESDVDGDKSDNLPVEIKVLAQRVEVFSKPKE comes from the coding sequence ATGAAAAAGGCAATGTTAATTATCAACCCTACTTCTGGTGGCGAGAAGGCTTTGGATTACAAAGAAAAGCTGGAGAATAAAGCAAAAGAATACTTTGAGCAAGTGGAAACCAAAATTACCGAAAAAGCGCTGGATGCAACACATTTTGCTGAAGAAGCTTCTCGTGAGCACTACGATGCAGTGGTTGTGTTTGGTGGAGATGGGACTGTCAACGAAGTTATTTCAGGTATTGCTGAGAGAGACTACATTCCTAAGTTAGGGATTATCCCAGGTGGGACGGGAAACCTCATTACAAAACTGTTGGAAATCAATCAAGACATCGATGGTGCAATTGATGAACTGGATTTTGATTTAACCAATAAGATTGATATCGGAAAAGCGAATGACAATTATTTTGGTTATATTTTTAGTATCGGTTCTCTACCTGAAGCGATTCACAATGTTGAAATCGAGGATAAGACAAAATTCGGTATTTTAGCCTATGCTGTAAATACCATGAAGTCTGTTATGACGGATCAGGTATTTAACATTAAGGTGGAGACAGAAAATGGAAATTATGTTGGTGAAGCTAGCCATGTTTTGGTTCTCTTGACAAATTACTTCGCTGATAAGAAAATCTTTGAAGAAAACAAGGACGGTTATGCCAATATTTTGATTCTGAAAGATGCGTCTCTATTCTCCAAATTATCCGTTATTCCTGATTTACTAAAAGGAGATGTTGTCGGCAATGATAATATTGAGTATATCAGAGCGCGTAATATTAAAATCTCTTCAGATAGTGAGTTGGAGTCAGACGTTGATGGCGATAAATCGGATAACCTACCTGTAGAAATCAAAGTTCTAGCTCAGCGAGTTGAAGTATTTTCAAAACCGAAAGAGTAG
- a CDS encoding ADP-ribosylglycohydrolase family protein, producing MLGAIIGDIVGSVYEWNNIKTKDFPLFRKDCFFTDDTVLTCAVAEAIMNGGQKVDFIDAMKKYGRLYPNADYGARFNAWLNSDNREPYNSFGNGSAMRVSPCAWNMDCGFYARTGMWSSSRGLASLSAEVTHNHPEGVKGAMATADAIFLCRFYFGGYCREYEQPINDNHTECKRRIKDYIEKTYGYNLSQTLDEIRPNYRFNETCQETVPQAIIAFLESRDFEDAIRNAISLGGDSDTLAAITGSIAEAAYGIPGWIKDKAFSYLDEPLKAVVRRWDNRIKAY from the coding sequence ATGCTAGGAGCAATTATTGGAGATATTGTCGGTTCTGTTTACGAATGGAACAATATCAAAACAAAGGACTTTCCTTTATTTCGGAAAGACTGTTTTTTCACTGATGACACGGTTTTGACCTGTGCTGTTGCAGAAGCAATTATGAATGGTGGACAAAAAGTCGACTTCATTGACGCGATGAAGAAATATGGCAGACTGTATCCGAATGCTGATTACGGTGCTCGGTTTAATGCATGGCTAAACAGCGATAACCGTGAGCCTTATAATAGCTTTGGGAATGGATCTGCTATGCGTGTTTCTCCATGTGCTTGGAACATGGACTGTGGTTTTTATGCGAGAACCGGAATGTGGTCATCATCTAGAGGCCTTGCGAGTCTTTCTGCAGAGGTAACTCATAATCATCCAGAAGGTGTCAAAGGTGCAATGGCTACAGCTGATGCTATCTTTCTGTGTCGTTTTTACTTTGGTGGTTATTGTAGAGAATACGAGCAACCAATTAATGACAATCATACAGAGTGTAAAAGACGGATTAAGGATTATATAGAGAAGACATACGGCTACAATTTATCTCAAACTTTAGATGAAATCCGTCCTAACTATCGTTTTAACGAAACATGTCAGGAAACTGTCCCTCAAGCTATTATCGCCTTTCTTGAGAGTAGAGACTTCGAAGATGCGATAAGAAATGCCATCTCACTTGGTGGTGATAGTGATACACTTGCTGCAATAACTGGCAGCATAGCAGAGGCAGCTTACGGTATCCCTGGTTGGATAAAGGATAAAGCATTTTCTTACTTGGATGAACCCTTAAAGGCTGTAGTTAGGAGATGGGACAATAGAATAAAAGCGTATTAA
- a CDS encoding alpha/beta fold hydrolase — MKFHEFGDKNLPPILLIHGGGSSWWNYLRQVRILSEEYRVILPTLNGHGEEYQLDYVSTEDSALEILDYVKANCSGKLFAIGGVSLGGQIAMELLSLDSEIAEKAIIDGSLCIPQPRLAKISIFLVSLFGKLMFNKFSCKLQLSMMNKLYPKLAYPEEIKAYYLEDLPRTPVKTLVTIYKTYMGHYKLKDMISASKAQVLYIYGEKELNCVKESAKLFHQLHSNTILYEAQGYNHGYLSAYLPQEWIDLVVPFLKSEPLGMCNKSDMSQGGILC, encoded by the coding sequence ATGAAATTCCATGAATTTGGGGATAAGAATTTACCTCCTATCTTACTAATACACGGTGGCGGCAGTTCTTGGTGGAATTATCTTCGTCAAGTACGGATCTTGTCAGAGGAGTATCGTGTCATTCTACCCACTTTGAATGGCCACGGCGAGGAATATCAACTTGATTATGTTTCAACTGAAGATTCTGCTTTGGAAATTCTAGACTATGTCAAAGCAAACTGTAGTGGGAAATTGTTTGCAATCGGTGGTGTTTCACTTGGTGGTCAAATTGCCATGGAGCTTTTATCTTTAGATAGTGAAATTGCTGAGAAGGCCATTATAGACGGAAGCCTCTGTATTCCTCAACCAAGGTTAGCTAAAATCAGCATCTTTCTAGTGTCTCTATTTGGTAAATTGATGTTCAATAAATTCTCTTGCAAACTTCAGTTAAGCATGATGAATAAACTCTATCCTAAACTGGCTTATCCAGAGGAAATAAAAGCTTATTATTTGGAGGATCTGCCAAGGACGCCTGTCAAAACATTGGTGACCATTTACAAAACCTATATGGGGCATTACAAGCTGAAAGATATGATTTCTGCTAGCAAAGCTCAAGTTCTGTATATCTATGGTGAAAAAGAATTGAACTGTGTGAAAGAATCAGCGAAATTATTTCATCAGCTACATTCAAATACAATTTTGTATGAAGCACAGGGCTATAACCACGGCTATTTATCAGCTTACCTGCCTCAAGAGTGGATTGATTTGGTGGTGCCATTTTTAAAGAGTGAACCATTGGGAATGTGTAATAAATCTGATATGTCACAAGGAGGAATCTTATGCTAG
- the aac(6') gene encoding aminoglycoside 6'-N-acetyltransferase encodes MDGITKDSIKTAKLMKQLWPQLTDKEAIDEVKRYTNGKNTAIFTEVENDTIVGLALCSLRFDYVEGCKYSPVGFLEGIIVDEEYRLKDIAKNLCTKCEEWAKNKGCKEFASDCTLTNTNSIRFHLNIGFQEANRIIHFKKKL; translated from the coding sequence ATGGATGGAATAACAAAAGATTCTATAAAAACGGCTAAACTAATGAAACAATTATGGCCCCAATTGACCGATAAAGAAGCTATTGATGAAGTAAAAAGATATACGAATGGCAAAAATACTGCAATCTTTACTGAAGTTGAAAATGACACAATTGTAGGTCTAGCACTATGTTCACTCAGATTTGATTATGTTGAAGGTTGTAAATATAGTCCTGTTGGATTCTTAGAAGGGATTATTGTCGACGAGGAATATCGTTTAAAGGATATTGCTAAAAATCTCTGTACAAAATGTGAGGAATGGGCGAAAAATAAAGGATGTAAGGAATTTGCAAGTGACTGTACTTTAACGAATACGAATTCTATAAGATTTCATCTCAATATTGGATTTCAGGAGGCAAATAGAATTATTCATTTTAAGAAAAAATTATAA